The following coding sequences lie in one Pseudomonas monsensis genomic window:
- the aruF gene encoding arginine/ornithine succinyltransferase subunit alpha, whose amino-acid sequence MLVMRPAQMADLGEVQRLAADSPIGVTSLPDDVERLSDKIAASEASFAAEVSFNGEESYFFVLEDTATGKLVGCSAIVASAGYSEPFYSFRNETFVHASRELKIHNKIHVLSQCHDLTGNSLLTSFYVQRELVGSPWSELNSRGRLLFVASHPERFADSVVTEIVGYSDENGDSPFWDAIGRNFFDLNYAEAERLCGLKSRTFLAELMPHYPIYVPLLPDSAQEAMGQVHPRAQITFDILMREGFETDHYIDIFDGGPTLHARVSGIRSIAQSRVVPVKIGEPVKGAGRQYLVANAQLQDYRAVLLELDYAPGKPVTLDLEAAEALGVGEGASVRLVAV is encoded by the coding sequence ATGCTGGTGATGCGCCCTGCGCAAATGGCTGATCTGGGCGAGGTACAGCGTCTGGCTGCGGACAGTCCGATTGGTGTCACTTCCTTGCCGGATGACGTGGAACGTCTGAGCGACAAGATCGCCGCAAGCGAAGCCTCGTTTGCCGCCGAAGTCAGCTTCAACGGTGAAGAGAGTTACTTCTTCGTCCTCGAAGACACCGCCACCGGCAAACTGGTCGGCTGTTCGGCCATCGTTGCTTCGGCCGGTTATTCGGAGCCGTTCTACAGCTTCCGCAACGAGACCTTCGTCCACGCCTCGCGCGAGCTGAAGATCCACAACAAGATCCACGTGCTCTCGCAATGCCACGACCTGACCGGCAACAGCCTGCTGACCAGTTTCTACGTGCAGCGCGAGCTGGTGGGGTCGCCGTGGTCCGAGCTCAACTCCCGTGGCCGTCTGCTGTTCGTCGCCAGCCACCCGGAGCGTTTCGCTGATTCGGTGGTGACCGAGATCGTCGGCTACAGCGACGAGAACGGCGACTCGCCGTTCTGGGACGCGATCGGTCGCAACTTCTTCGACCTCAACTACGCCGAGGCCGAGCGCCTGTGTGGCCTGAAGAGCCGCACGTTCCTCGCCGAGCTGATGCCGCATTACCCGATCTACGTGCCGCTGCTGCCGGATTCTGCTCAAGAAGCGATGGGCCAGGTGCACCCGCGTGCGCAGATCACCTTCGACATCCTGATGCGCGAAGGCTTCGAGACCGATCACTACATCGACATCTTCGACGGTGGCCCGACCCTGCATGCGCGGGTTTCGGGGATCCGTTCGATCGCCCAGAGCCGCGTGGTGCCGGTGAAGATCGGTGAGCCGGTCAAAGGTGCCGGGCGCCAGTATCTGGTGGCCAACGCGCAGTTGCAGGATTACCGCGCGGTGTTGCTGGAGCTGGACTACGCGCCGGGCAAACCGGTGACCCTGGATCTGGAAGCGGCCGAAGCCCTGGGCGTCGGTGAAGGTGCCAGCGTGCGCCTGGTGGCGGTTTAA
- the astD gene encoding succinylglutamate-semialdehyde dehydrogenase, whose amino-acid sequence MMNSLYIAGEWLAGQGEAFQSLNPVTQQVLWSGEGATAAQVESAVQAARQAFPGWARRSLDERISVLEAFAAALKNHSDELARTIGEETGKPLWEAATEVTSMVNKIAISVQSYRERTGEKSGPLGDATAVLRHKPHGVVAVFGPYNFPGHLPNGHIVPALLAGNSVLFKPSELTPKVAELTVKCWIEAGLPAGVLNLLQGARETGIALAANPGIDGLFFTGSSRTGNHLHQQFAGRPDKILALEMGGNNPLVVDQVADLDAAVYTIIQSAFISAGQRCTCARRLLVPQGAWGDSLLKRLVEVSSTIEVGAFDQQPAPFMGSVISLGAAKALMDAQQHLLANGAVSLLAMTQPQAQSALLTPGILDVTAVAERPDEELFGPLLQVIRYTDFAAAIAEANDTAYGLAAGLLSDSEARYQQFWLESRAGIVNWNKQLTGAASSAPFGGVGASGNHRASAYYAADYCAYPVASLETPSLVLPAALTPGVKMV is encoded by the coding sequence ATAATGAATTCGCTATACATCGCAGGTGAATGGCTGGCCGGTCAGGGCGAAGCCTTTCAGTCGCTGAACCCGGTGACCCAGCAAGTGCTGTGGTCGGGGGAGGGCGCCACCGCCGCTCAGGTCGAGTCCGCCGTGCAGGCCGCGCGTCAGGCATTCCCGGGCTGGGCGCGCCGTTCGCTCGACGAGCGCATCAGCGTGCTCGAGGCCTTTGCCGCTGCCCTGAAAAACCACAGCGACGAACTGGCCCGCACCATCGGTGAGGAAACCGGCAAGCCGCTGTGGGAAGCCGCGACCGAAGTCACCAGCATGGTCAACAAGATCGCGATTTCGGTGCAAAGCTACCGCGAACGCACCGGCGAGAAGAGCGGCCCGTTGGGCGACGCCACCGCCGTGCTGCGCCACAAGCCACACGGAGTGGTCGCGGTGTTCGGCCCTTACAACTTCCCGGGCCACTTGCCGAACGGGCACATCGTACCGGCGCTGCTGGCCGGTAACAGCGTGCTGTTCAAGCCCAGCGAACTGACGCCGAAAGTCGCCGAGCTGACGGTCAAGTGCTGGATCGAAGCCGGTCTGCCGGCCGGCGTGTTGAACCTGCTGCAAGGCGCTCGTGAAACCGGCATCGCGCTGGCGGCGAACCCGGGCATCGACGGTCTGTTCTTCACCGGTTCGAGCCGCACCGGCAATCACCTGCATCAGCAGTTCGCCGGACGTCCGGACAAGATCCTCGCGCTGGAAATGGGCGGCAATAACCCGCTGGTGGTCGATCAGGTGGCTGATCTGGACGCCGCGGTGTACACGATCATTCAGTCGGCGTTCATTTCTGCAGGCCAGCGCTGCACCTGCGCCCGTCGTCTGCTGGTGCCGCAAGGTGCGTGGGGCGACAGCCTGCTCAAGCGTCTGGTTGAAGTCAGCTCGACGATTGAGGTGGGTGCGTTCGATCAGCAACCGGCGCCGTTCATGGGGTCGGTGATTTCCCTTGGCGCGGCCAAAGCGCTGATGGATGCCCAGCAACATCTGCTGGCCAATGGTGCCGTGTCGCTGCTGGCAATGACTCAGCCACAGGCGCAATCGGCCTTGCTGACCCCGGGCATTCTTGATGTGACCGCAGTCGCCGAGCGTCCGGACGAAGAACTGTTCGGCCCGTTGCTGCAAGTGATCCGCTACACCGATTTTGCTGCAGCGATCGCTGAAGCTAATGACACCGCGTATGGCCTGGCGGCAGGTTTGTTGTCCGATTCCGAAGCGCGTTATCAGCAGTTCTGGCTGGAAAGCCGCGCCGGTATCGTCAACTGGAACAAACAGCTGACCGGCGCCGCGAGCAGCGCGCCGTTCGGCGGTGTCGGCGCTTCGGGCAACCATCGCGCCAGCGCCTACTACGCGGCAGATTACTGCGCGTACCCGGTGGCCTCGCTGGAAACCCCGAGCCTGGTGTTGCCGGCGGCCCTGACGCCTGGCGTGAAAATGGTCTGA
- the astA gene encoding arginine N-succinyltransferase, producing the protein MIVRPVRSSDLSALIDLARSTGTGLTTLPANEERLTHRVGWAEKTFRGEAGRGDADYLFVLEDDNGRVVGISAIAGAVGMREPWYNFRVGLTVSASQELNIYREIPTLFLANDLTGNSELCSLFLHADYRTGLNGRMLSKARMLFIAEFPELFGNKIIAEMRGVSDEAGRSPFWESLGRHFFKMEFSQADYLTGVGNKAFIAELMPKFPLYTCFLSPDARNVIGQVHPDTEPALAMLKGEGFSYQGYVDIFDAGPAIECETSKIRAVRDSEALVLAIGTPGDDATPFIIHNRKREDCRITAAPARLAAGTLVVDPLTAKRLQLNAGDQVRAVALSAARESK; encoded by the coding sequence ATGATTGTTCGTCCCGTACGCAGCAGCGATTTATCCGCGCTGATCGACCTGGCCCGCAGCACCGGCACCGGCCTGACTACTTTGCCAGCCAACGAAGAACGCCTGACCCACCGGGTCGGCTGGGCCGAGAAGACTTTTCGCGGCGAAGCCGGCCGTGGTGATGCGGACTACCTGTTCGTGCTCGAAGACGACAACGGTCGCGTGGTGGGGATTTCCGCCATTGCCGGCGCGGTCGGGATGCGTGAGCCGTGGTACAACTTCCGTGTCGGCCTGACCGTAAGCGCCTCGCAGGAGCTGAACATCTATCGCGAGATCCCGACGCTGTTCCTCGCCAACGACCTGACCGGCAACTCCGAGCTGTGCTCGCTGTTCCTGCACGCCGATTACCGCACCGGCCTCAATGGCCGCATGTTGTCCAAGGCACGCATGCTGTTCATTGCCGAGTTCCCGGAGCTGTTCGGCAACAAGATCATCGCCGAGATGCGCGGTGTCTCCGACGAAGCCGGGCGTTCGCCGTTCTGGGAAAGCCTGGGTCGGCACTTCTTCAAAATGGAATTCAGTCAGGCCGATTACCTGACCGGTGTCGGCAACAAGGCGTTCATCGCCGAACTGATGCCGAAATTCCCGCTGTATACCTGCTTCCTTTCGCCGGATGCGCGCAACGTCATCGGCCAGGTGCACCCGGACACCGAGCCCGCGCTGGCGATGCTCAAGGGCGAAGGCTTCAGTTATCAGGGGTACGTCGATATCTTCGACGCCGGCCCTGCCATCGAGTGCGAAACCAGCAAGATCCGCGCCGTGCGTGACAGCGAAGCGCTGGTGCTGGCGATCGGTACGCCGGGCGATGATGCTACGCCGTTCATCATCCATAACCGCAAACGCGAAGATTGCCGCATCACCGCTGCCCCGGCCCGTCTGGCTGCCGGCACGCTGGTGGTCGATCCGCTGACCGCCAAACGTCTTCAACTCAACGCCGGCGATCAAGTGCGCGCCGTGGCGTTGTCTGCTGCCCGGGAGTCGAAATAA